DNA sequence from the Hyalangium minutum genome:
CGACGACAAGGGCCGCCCCATGGGCCAGAGCACCGTGGAGGAGACGACGTACCTGGGCCACGTGGAGGTGCTGCACCCCTCGACTCAGCGCCGGGTGCTGGAGATCTCCGGCGAAGTCCAAGCAGATCCCTTCGCCGAGCGCACGGATGACGGCGCGGATCCGGCGCCCGAGCTCACCGTCCTCATGGAGAAGCTCACCCGGCAGGCGCTGCAGGCCCTGAAGGAGCACCTGCACGCTCCCCGAGCGCCCTCCCCTGCCCCCGCCACGGTGGCGAGCATCCCCTGGCAGGCCTTCGAATATGCAGACGAGGGGCGCCCGGCCCACGTGGGGGCGCTGGCATCGATGGATCCGCTGGATGCCGAGTTACTCCGCCAGCAGCGCTTGCGTTTCGCCAATCCTGGAGTGGAAACACCCGTGCTGGATCGCCTGGCCCGGCTCCCCGCCGGACTGTACGTCCTGTCCTCACCCGAGGGCGGAAAGCTGTCCGTAGGGGACCTCTTGCTGCAGGTTGATGGCCAGCCCGCCCTCCCCCAGGTGTTGGCTCGGACACGGCTGGCGCCCACCCCTGCCCAGATTCAGATCCGTCGAGCAGCGGGGGGAACCTTCCAGATTCTCCTGCCCTGAGTTTGTTTGTCTTGCCCCCCACGTCCAAACGCCCATAAACAGGGCCCCTCCAGAGCAAGACGGGCTGCTGTGGGCGGCCCGAGTCGAAGGCGAGCACCATGAGCGACAAGCCCGAAGTCACCCAATCCGTCATGACGGAAACCGAAGGCCGCCCCGTGCGCATCCAGGTGCGCGAGTGGACGGTCGAGGTCTCCGCGGGCCCCGACAAGGGCAAGAAGATCACCACCCAGGACTCGCTGGTCCGGGTGGGCTCGGATTCCGCGAGCGATCTGGTGCTCACGGATCCCACCGTCAGCCGCCGTCACCTCGAGATCGAGCGCACCGCCAAGGGGCTGCTGCTGCGCGACCTGGGCAGCCGCAACGGCACGTATCTGGACGGGCGGCAGGTGATCCAGGTCGTCCTGCAGTCCGGCGACAAGGTGCAGTTGGGGAAGACGAAGCTGTCCATCAAGCCGGACACGCGCACCACCGAGGTGGAAGTCCCCTCGGGTGCGGATGCGTTCGGCTCGCTGGTGGGCGCCTCGGAGCGCATGCGGATCCTGTTCTCGGATCTGCGCCGCATCGCCCGCGAGGACATGAACCTCCTCATCGAGGGCGAGACGGGCACCGGGAAGGAGCTGGCGGCGCGCGCGGTGCACCAGCACTCGGCGCGGCGGCACGGGCCCTTCAAGGTGGTGGACTGCAACCTCATCACCGAGGAGAAGGCGGAGCGGGAGCTGTTCGGCTCCATGCGCGCGGCGGATGACGAGGAGAAGGGCGTGCGGGGCGTCTTCGAGGCGGCCCAGGGCGGCACCCTCTTCCTGGACGAGGTGGGCGAGCTGCCGCTGGCGCTCCAGCCCAAGCTGCTGCGCGTGCTGGAGACGCGCGAGGTGCCCACGCTGAACGGCGGCGCGGTGCCGGTGAACGTGCGCGTGATTGCCTCCACGCACCGCAACCTGGAGGAGGATGTGCGCCAGGGCCGCTTCCGCGCGGACCTGTACTTCCGGCTGGCGGTGGCGCGCGTGCGGCTGCCGCCCCTGCGCACCCGGCGCGATGACATCCCCGTGCTGGCGCACTCGCTGCTGCAGGCACTCAAGGCCAACTTCGAGCTCACCTCGCAGACGCTGGCGCTCTTCGAGGGCTACGACTGGCCGGGCAACGTGCGCGAGCTGCGCAACGTGCTGGAGCGCGGCGCGCTCATGCAGGAGACGGGCAACACGAGCTGGCTGGACTTCATGGCCCAGCCCCAGCAGAAGCCCGACGCCAGCGCGGCGCCCCACACCAGCGTGGGCGCCCTGGTGGTGGGGATGAACTACCACGAGGCGAAGGATCGGGTGCTCGCGGACTTCGAGCGCTTCTACTTCGCCGAGGTGATGAAGGAAGTGGGCTTCGACATGAAGGCCGCCGAGCAGCGCACCGGCCTGTCCATGCAGAGCCTCTACCGCTTGTTGAAGAAGAACGGGCTGCGTCTCAAGGACCTGAAGAACGCCGAGGGTCTGGAGAAGTAGGCCCACACACCGCCACACTGAGGGGAGTACACATGTTGCGCCGTCTCGCCATTGGAGCTGTCCTCGTCACCGCCGCCTGTGCCGGCCAGCAGAAGCAGGAGGCCGCCGCCGCTGCCGCCGCCACGGTGCAGGAGCGCATGCGCATTACCAACCAGCCCGTGTTCGACGTGGCCGTATGCCACCCGCGCGCGCTGGAGCTGCCCCAACCGCCGAACCAGGGCATCCTGGTGGGCGCGCTCGTGTCCACGCGCTCGCAGGTGATGGAGTGCCTGGTGGACCCGAAGGACCGCGGCCCCGCCACCACCACCAAGGTCACCATCAAGACCACGGTGAACGACCAGGCCGCCACCCACACCGTCACCGGGGAGAACCTGACGCCCGAGGGCCAGGCGTGCGTGCAGAACGTGGTGAACAAGGCGGTGCCGGTGCAGCCGCTGGCCAAGGGCGGCACGCCGGTGGAGGCCGAGGCCTCCTTCATCCACGAGCTGAACAACAGCCCGGCGGTCTCCTTCGGCGTCAACGAGGGCTCGGACTTCTCGGGCGAGGTGCGCCTGGCCCAGCCACAGTGGTGCGACTGCTACGCGGCCTTCGCCACCCAGGCGCCTCCGGTGCTGACGGCGAAGATCACCCTGAAGAAGGCCTCCCCGACGGCGGCGGATGTGACGTTCGAGCCGAGCGGCAACACCGAGGGCGACCAGCTGGCGGCCTGCCTGAAGCAGAAGATTCTGACGCTGCCGGCGAAGGTGAGCTCGGACGAGCTGAGCTTCCCGCACCGCTTCGTGCACTTCCACGCGCAGGCCACGGAGCCGGCGGCCAACCTGCCGCCCGAGCTGCGCTTCTACCAGCTGGAGCTGGTGCGCGGTCAGCGCGCGGCGGACTCGGCGATTGCCTTCGGCCAGCGCGCCAACGCAGCCGAGGCGTATGACGCCATCGTCGCCAAGTACCAGAAGTCGAAGGACTGGAAGCTGGTGCCCGAGCTGAAGGAGAAGTGCGCGGCGCTGGTGAAGTCGGCGGACGGCTGGATCAGCGCCATCGAGGCGCAGCAGGCGGCGGAGCAGGCCACGGTGACGCTGGTGCAGGAGCTGAAGGCCAAGGACGAGGGCTGGACCGCGGTGGAGGCCAAGAGCCAGGAGGCGCTGACGGCCACCCAGAAGGACCTGGAGACGGCCAAGCAGCGCCGCCAGGCCGACGAGGGCGCCTGCCCCAAGGAGCGCAAGTAGCCGCTCGGAAGTGAAAGAGGCCCCCGCCACAAGCTGCCGGAGGCCTCGAAACGGAGAAGGCGCGGGACCCATTCAGGGGCCCGCGCCTTTTTCGTGGCACAGCGAGGGAAATCAGGCGGCGGTGACGTTGTCGTTGGCCGCGGTGGCCTCGCGGATCTTCACGCTCACCAGCTTGGAGATGCCGGGCTCCTCCATCGTCACGCCGTACAGCGTGTCAGCCACCTCCATGGTCCGCTTGTTGTGGGTGATGAGGATGAACTGCGACTGGCGGCTCATCTCCTTCACCATCTCGTTGTAGCGGCCCACGTTGCCCTCATCCAGCGGCGCGTCGACCTCGTCCAGGAGGCAGAACGGCGTCGGCTTGATGAGGAAGATGCCGAAGATGAGCGCCACGGCCGTGAGCGCCTTCTCGCCACCCGACAGCAGGTTCACGCTCTGCAGCTTCTTGCCCGGCGGCTGAGCGACGATTTCCACGCCCTGCTCGGCGCCCGGGCCCTCGTTGGTGAGCACCAGGCTGGCGCGCCCACCGCCGAACAGCCGCGGGAACACCGCCTGGAACTTCTCGTTCACCACGTCGAACGTCTGCTTGAAGCGCTCGCGGCTCGTGGAGTCGATGCGGGAGATGGCCTCCTTGAGATGCTCCAGCGTCGCCATCAGGTCCTTCTTCTGATTCGCCAGGAAGTCGAAGCGCTTGGTCAGCTCCGCGTGCTCCTCGATGGCCGTGAGGTTGATCTCCCCCATCTTCTCCACCTGGGCCCGCAGCTCCTTCAGCTCCTCCTGGACCTCGGGTGCCAGCGGCGCCAGCAGGTGGTAGCGGTGCAGCTCCAGCTCCAGCTCCACCTGGTGCCGCTCGCGGATGCCCGCGCCCAGGTGCTCCAGTTCCAGCGCAATCTCGCGCTCCTTCAGCGAGATCTGCGACAAGCCCTGCATCAGCTCGTCCAGCCGGCCACGCAGCTCGCGGAACACCGTGTCCTGCTCACGCACCTCGGTAGAGGCCGCAGCGTGCCCGGTACGGCGGCCCTCGAGCGTCTCCGCCGCCTGGCGGTGCTCCTCGGACCGCTTCCCACGCCCGCCCTCCGTCTCCTCGATCTTCCGCGTCAGCTCGTCCGTGCGAGCCGTCCCCTCGCCCACCGTCGCCCGGAGGCGGTAGATGCGCTCCTCCATCTCCTTGCGCTGGGAGATGAGGCTCTCCAGCTCCTTGCGCGCCGACTCGCCGCGCTCGCTGCCCGCGGCCACCTTGATGCGCAGGCCCATCAGCTCCGCGGACGCCGTGTCCGAGCGCTGCTTCAGCGACTCCAGCTCGGCCGACAGCTGCCGCACGCGCTCCTCGCGGCCCTCGCGATCCGCCTGCCCGTGAGCCACCTCGCCCCGGCTGTTCTCCTCCTCGTGCACCAGCGCCCCGTGTGAGTGCGCCAGCTGCGTCTCGTCCGCCTCCACCGCCGTGAGCCGCTCGCGCACCCGGGCCAGGTCCTCGCTGGCCTTGTGCAGATCCTTCTCCTGGTTGGCCAGGTTCAGCTCCTCGGCGTGCTGGTTCTTCGCCAGCCCCTTGAGCACGTTCTCCGCCTGGCCCATCTGCTTCTGGAGCGTGTAGTGCCGGGTGAGGATCTCGTTGTAGCGCTCCTCCACCTGGGCCACCTGGGCGCTCAGCTCGGCGATCTCGCGCTTCTTCTGCAGCGCGCCCACGGCCGCGCCCTCGCGCTCACCGCCCGTGAGCGTGCCGTCCGCGCGCACCACCTCGCCCTCCAGCGTGACGAGCGTGCACTGCGGGCCGCCCGCCGCCGCGTACGCTCGCGCGGACTCCAGATCCTGGACGATGACCACGTCGCCCAGGAGCAGCCGAACCACCGGCTGGAGCGCCTCCTCGTACTTCACCTCGGCGTAGGCGCTGCCCAGCACGCCGGGCCGGCTGAAGTCCGGCTCCACCACGGCCGCATCGAGGCGCGGCACCGGCAGGAAGCTGCCCCGGCCCTCCGAGGCCGTCCGCAGGTACTCCACCAGCTCGAAGCCCTTGTCCGGGCTCTCGACGATGACGTGCTGGAGCCGCTCGCCCAGCGCCGCCTCCACCGCCCGCTCGAAGCGCGGCGGAGCCGTGAGCACGTCCGCCACCAGGCCGAAGATGCCCTGCTCGCGGAACTGCTGCCCTGCGCGCATCATCACCGCGCGCACGCCGCGATCGAAGCCCTCGTAGTTCTTCTGCAGTTCCTCCAGCGAAGCCATGCGGCTGCGCTTGTCGGCCAGCTCCTCACGGAGGCTGATGACGTGGAGCTCGCTCTCGGTGAACTCGGCCCGGGTGCGCGCCAGCGCCTCCTCCTCGTGCGTCTTGCGCTCGGCCAGCTCCAGCGCGTTGTGGCGGCTCTCCTCCACCTGCTGCAGCACCGTGGAGCGGCTGCGCTCCAGCTCCTGCTCCTGGGCGCGCAGGGTCTCGGCCTCCGCGCGGATCTTCTCGCGGCGGGCCTCCAGGTCCGTGCGCTGCCGGGCCAGGTTCACCAGGTTGGACTCGTGGTTGGCCAGACGCGCCGCCACGGCCACCAGGGCGGCCCGCTCCTGCTCCAGCCGCATCCCCACTTCCGTCTGCAGCTGAGTGGTCCGGCGCAGCTCCTCCTGCGCCACCTGCATCGCAACCTCGTCCTCCTTCCACGACCCGGCGATGCCCGACAGCTCCGCCTCGCGGGCGGCCATGGTGTCGGCCACCTCCGCCTGGCGGGCCAGCAGCGCGTTCAGCTCGCCCTCGGCCTGGTGGACGCGGGTGCTCGTCTCCTCGAGGTCCTTGCGCCAGTAGGCCAGGTCCTGGTCATCGCGCTGCACCGCGCGCTCCAGGGCGTGGACCTCGCTGGCCAGCTTCTGGAGGGCCTCGGCCTCGGCGTCCAGCCCGGCGCGGCGCTGGGTGATGCCCTCCTCCAGCTCGCGCACCCGGTCGATGTTCTCGCGCTCCTCGGAGCTCAGGCTCTCCAGGCGCAGCTGGAGCACCTTCTTCTCCGACTGCAGCTCCAGGTAGCGGTGCGAGGCGGCGTGCAGGTCAATCTCCCGCATGCGCGACTTGAGCTTCTTGTACTTCTCGGCCTTCTTCGCCTGCCGGGACAGCGTGTCGAGCCGCTTCTCCAGCTCGTTGGTGATGTCCGTGACGCGCAGGAGGTTGGCCTCGGTGGCCTCCATCTTGCGCTCGGCCGCCTTGCGCCGGGTCTTGTACTTCGTAATCCCGGCGGCCTCCTCGATGATGCTGCGGCGGTCCTCCGGCTTGCTGGAGACGATGAGGCCCACGCGGCCCTGCTCGATGATGGAGTAGGCCTTGGTGCCCACGCCGGTGCCCAGCAGCATCTCCGTAATATCGAGCAGGCGGCAGGTGGTCTTGTTGATGAGGTACTCGGACTCGCCGTTGCGGAACAGGCGCCGGGTGACGGTGATCTCCGGGAAGCCCTGATACTGGGGCGCGAGCTGATCCGCCTCCTCAATGGTGAAGGTGAGGGACACCTCGGCCATGGAGAGCGGCGGCTTGTTCTCCGAGCCGTTGAAGATGACGTCCTCCATGCCGCGGCCACGGAGGTTCTTGGCGCTTTGCTCGCCCATGGCCCAGCGGATGGCGTCCACCACGTTGGACTTGCCGCAGCCGTTGGGGCCAACGATGCCGGTGACACCGTCATCGAAGCTGAAGACGCTGCGCTCCATGAAAGACTTGAAGCCGGTAATGTCCAGGCGCTTGATTCGCATCCCGTGGGGCTCCTGTGGGCTTGGTGCGCGTGAGGTGGGAAATCGCTCCAAGGCCGAAAAATCGGCCCCGGAATGTGGTCAGAAGTACCAGTCACAGGTGGCCAGATCAAGCGTGACCATGCACCGTGTGACCCTACATTTCGAAAGGTGCCCTGTACCGGCGGTGATCAGCGGAGCGTGCAGGTAAGGGGTTGAAAAGTGAGAGATGCACCCTACCTTTCCGGTGATCTTTCTGGAGGAAGCCTACGTTCGCGCCCTTTCTCGCCTTCTCGGTCCTCGTTGGAGCGACTCCTGCAGGTCTACCCGACCGGTCTGACATGCCTGTAGCGGAGGGGGCCTGTCCGAACCCGTTCTTCCCTCTGGAGGAGGGGCTGAAGCTGACCTACCGGGCGGGATCCTCGGAGTTGACGATCTCGACCCGGGGGGTGACGTCCACCTCGGAGGGCCTCAAGGGACTCCTGGCGGTGGATCTGAAGGGCCGGAGTGGGGAGACGGAGGCCTTCTGTACCTCGGAGGGGGTACGCACGGGGCTTGGCGGCCTGGAGGGGACGCTGCTGTCAGCCTCGGGGATGAAGGTGGAGGTGGTCTCCGCCGAGGGAGTGGCCGTGCCGCCCGCCGCGCGCATGGTCCCTGGCTCGTCCTGGAAGAACTCTCTGTCGGTGAAGCTGCAGCCGCCGGAGGGCTCGAAGATGCCGGCCGGGATGGTGCTCGCCAGCACGTTCGATAAGGAGGCGACCGTCCTCGGGGAGGAGGAAGTCACTGTCGGGGCGGGCACCTTCAAGGCGCTGAAGGTGAAGAACCTGACAACGGCGCGGGCCAGCCGTGCCGGGGCTCAGGGGCGGTCCATCGAGAGCTTCATCTGGTTCGCGCCGGGGGTGGGCATCATCAAGGTGGCCACGGGCAACAACACGGACCTGGAGCTGCTCAAGGTGGACCGGCCCGTGGCGGTGCAGAAGGCCCCGGCCAAGGCGAAGAAAAGCACGAAGCTCTGAACCCTTGGCGCAAGCCTTGTGGCCGTAGCTTGATAGCTCCCCCGGATCGGAGGGAGCTCGATGACGCTTCGCCATGCCATGGCAGCGGTGCTTGCGCTGCTCATGGCCGCTTGCAGCCCACAGCCCAAGGTGGTGCGGTTAATAAGCGGCCAGGGCGCCCCCGTTGTGCACGTTGCGCGTGCAGGCGTGGAGCCCGTGCAGGTGGACGACGACAGCTTCGAGCAGGCGCTGGTCGAACATGGCCGAAGCATTCAGCCCTTCTCGGTGCCGCTCATGGAGGCACGCCGGTTATGGCGGGGGCCCCCTCCCGCAGAGCCCTATGCCCATGTGAGAGGACGCCTGGGCCTCGTGTCAGTCGGGTCAGCCCCCGAGGCCCCGCGAGTGCACCTGCTGCCTGAGTTGGCTCCTGCCGCAGCAGAGCTCAAGCGCTGCTACCTGCAGTGGTGCGGCCGCACTTGGGGTGAGGGGGACTGCCTGCGCCTGCTGGTGGACAAGCCCGAGTTGGACAACGACGGCAAGTACACGCTGGCCATGGCCATCGCCCAGCGCCACGTGCTCGGTGAAATGAAGGACGCCTTCGGAGAGATGGTCAACCCGGTGGCGGTGTACGCGTCCATCACGAGCGCGATGACCGTGTACCTGCTCTTGTGGACGCTGCCCGAGCCGGTCTCCAAGGGACTCGCCGCGACCATGACGGTGGCGCTCATGGCCTACCTCGGCGTGGACACGGTGTGGCGGCTGATTGACGGATGGTTGGTGGTGGTCCGTGAGGTGGATCGAGCCACCACCTTCGAGGAGATCGAGGTGGCTGGAACGAAGTACGGCAAGACGATGGGCAGAACGGCCGCCAAGGCCTTCGTCATGCTGGCCACGGTGGCCGTGGGAAACACGGCCGCTGGCATGGCGTCGAGGCTGCCCACACTGCCTGGTGCGGGGCCAGCTGCCGTGCTCGCCGAAACGCAGCTGAATCTCCGGTATGCAGCGGCGGCCTCCCAGGTCGAAGCAGTCACCGTGTCGGCGGAAGGAGCCACCCTCACGCTGGCACCCGGCGCAGTGGCCATGGCAGCTCGAGGCGCCGGGAGCAGAAACAACAGCGTCTACCGCTCAGTGAGCCCCCAAGGGCAAGTCCAGTACGTGGGCATCACCAATAATGTCGCCAGACGCGCTGTCGAGCACCTCCGACAAAATGGATTCGATATCGATAAGTTGCTGGGCAATCTCTCCCGGGAGGATGCACGAGCGGTCGAGCAGGCCCTCATTGAAATCCACGGCCTTGGAAAGAACGGAGGAACGCTCTTGAACCGCATCAACAGCATCGCGCGTACCCGTCCTGACTTCGCCGCGCTGTTGCGCAGAGGGCAGGAACTGTTGAACTCCATTGGGTACCGGGTGGAATGAATGGGCTCGCCACGAAAGCGCGTGCGGATGGGAGACCTTCTGGAGGTCAGCACTCCTCGGGGTCTCGCCTATGTGCAGTACGTCGGGAAGCATCCGGAATATGGCCACGCCATCCGAGTCCTTCCAGGCTTCTTCCAGGCACGGCCTCAGGACTGGACCTCGTTGGCATCCCAACCAGGCTACTTCACCTTCTATCCTGTCAGCGCCGCTGTTTCGCAGGGGTTGGTCGCCATTGCCGCCCATCATCCGATCCCTTCGGGGCAGGAGTTGCCGACCATGTTCCGTCGACGCGGCGCGATTGCTCCAGACGGAACGGTCCTGACGTGGCTCATCTTCGGCCATGGACCCGAGACGCTTCGAACAACGCTGAGCCCAGAGGAAAAGCGCCTCTCCATCGCCTCGATCTGGAACCACGCGTTTCTGGTGGGTCGTCTTGTAGAAGAGTGGCGTCCGGACAAGGGGCCTCGCGCGGCTGAGTTCTCGCAGGTTCAGCACGTCCAGAGCGAGCCAGAGAATTCTCCAGCGTCACCTGAGCCAGAGAGCCCCCGCCGCATGGCGCATTACCTCTATTTTCCATCAGCCAAGGCAGGCAAGCCGGTCGCCACCGAGCTTCGGAAGCGCGGCTTCGAGATAGAGAGCCGCCGCAGCGGAGACGAACAGCACTGGCTTGTGCTCGCTACGCACAGTGTCGCAGGGGAGAACGCCGAGCACACTCGCGATGAGCTTGAGCAGTTGGCGGAGCAGCACGGTGGCACTTATGACGGCTCTGAGGTTGCCACCTGAAGTCCTTCCGGTGACGCCCCCGTTACAAGAGTTCGTCGAGACGAAACCCATCAGAGCGGGTGCGTTCGGCCCTACCTGTGCAGTAGCATGACCGCCGTGCTCGCGACGGAGAGTCGCGAGGAGGCACCATGCACTTCGATGCTCCTGACGTAGGCTCAACCGTTGGCCCCTGGCTCCTCCAGGAGCATGTGGACTCGGGAAGCTTCGGCATCGTCTACCTTGCCCGGCGTGCAGAGCAGCCGGACTCTCCGCGCACCCATCGCGAGTTGCTCCAGGTGCTCGCCCAGCTGGCAGGGGCCCTGGCCACTGCTCACGCACGCGGGGCCCTCCACCGCGATGTGAAGGGCGAAAACATCCGCGTGCGCACCGATGGCCGGGCAGTGCTCTTGGACTGGGGCTCTGGGTGGTTCGAAGGAGCGTCCCCCCTCACGGACAGCCCCGCCCCCCCTGGCACCACCGCGTACCGGCCTCCCGAGCAGCGCGCCTTCCAGTGGCAGTTTCGCAAGGACATGGAGGCCCGCTGGCACTCGACCGCTACCGATGACCTCTACTCCTTAGGAGTCACCCTCTACCGCCTCGTCACGGGCAAGTACCTGCCACCCTGTACGGACGGCGGGGAGCCCGTAGCGCGCAAAGTGCCGCCGCCCTCGACCCTGGCCACCGTGTCCCCTGAGCTGGAAACGATCATCCTCCGGCTTATCTCCGACGACCGGAAGGTGCGGGGCACGGCAGAGCAACTGGCCCGAGAGTCCGCAATGATCGTAGAGACGGGCGGGCCTGCCTTGGACCTGGCGATTCGTCCAACGTCCAGCGCCCTCGTGACGGAGGAGGGAGAACCGCCCCAGCCCTCATCGGGAGGTCTGGACGACGACGGCCTCGAAGAGGACGAACGGCCCTCCGACTCGGTGCCCGCCAAACAGAAGAACCGTGCCGAAGTGGCGCCCTCCATGCGGGATCGCGTTCGCCAACACCATGAGCTGGCCGTGCCCGCTTGGCTTACCTGGACGGGCGCTTCCGCCATGGGAGGGCTCATCACTGCCCTTATGATGTTGTGGGTGCGGCCTGGGGTTCCAGAGCCCGCGCCCAAGCCCCTTCCCAACCCCACTCCCTGGCTCGCCACTCCCGAGGAAGTGGCTCCGTTCGCCCCGGATGCAGGCGTCGGAGAGGCGGCCCTGTCGAGCGTCGAGAATATGAACCCGCGCGTGGGAGACTTCGTTGTCTCCCTAGGTCGTTCCATGCCCTCTAAGCCGTTCCCTTTGCAACGGCGCCCACCTTGTAACCGTGGAGAGAAAGAGATCAACGGAGGGTGCTGGATCGGACCGATTGATGCAGAGAAGCCCCCGTGCGGCGACCAAATGTTCGACTACGAGGGCAGGTGTTACTTCGCGTCCTTTGGCGAAAACCGACAACCCACCTCTGGAGAGCCCTAATCAAGGCCGTGCGCGCGAAGCGCTCACGCCGTCCCGCGCCCTGAAGGCGAAGGCCCTGCCCCCTGAGGCGCCGCCGCACTGCCATCCGCAGGAACTGCCGCAGCCGCCTTGGCCGCCGCCTGGGGCTCCACCGTCACCCGCACCACGCGCGGCCCTTCCACCTCGTCCACGACGATGCGCCACATGTCCAGCTTCAGGCTGTCGCCCTTCTCCGGCACCTTGCCCAGCTTCGTCATCAGGTAGCCCGCAATCGTCGTCACCTCGCCCTGCTCGTCCTCCTTCAGGTCGAAGTTGACGTCCAGCCGCTCCTCCAAATCGTCCAGCTGCGCCGTGCCCGGCAACTCGAAGCGGCCACCCGGCAGCGAGCGCACCTCGTCCATCCGCCGCCCCAGCTCCGCCACGTCCCCCACCACCTCCGCCACCACGTCCGCGATGCTCACCAGCCCCGACGTGCCGCCGTGCTCGTCCACCACCAGCGCCGTCTGCCGGCGCCGCCGCCGGAACTCC
Encoded proteins:
- a CDS encoding GIY-YIG nuclease family protein yields the protein MSVGSAPEAPRVHLLPELAPAAAELKRCYLQWCGRTWGEGDCLRLLVDKPELDNDGKYTLAMAIAQRHVLGEMKDAFGEMVNPVAVYASITSAMTVYLLLWTLPEPVSKGLAATMTVALMAYLGVDTVWRLIDGWLVVVREVDRATTFEEIEVAGTKYGKTMGRTAAKAFVMLATVAVGNTAAGMASRLPTLPGAGPAAVLAETQLNLRYAAAASQVEAVTVSAEGATLTLAPGAVAMAARGAGSRNNSVYRSVSPQGQVQYVGITNNVARRAVEHLRQNGFDIDKLLGNLSREDARAVEQALIEIHGLGKNGGTLLNRINSIARTRPDFAALLRRGQELLNSIGYRVE
- a CDS encoding ribonuclease E inhibitor RraB, which encodes MGDLLEVSTPRGLAYVQYVGKHPEYGHAIRVLPGFFQARPQDWTSLASQPGYFTFYPVSAAVSQGLVAIAAHHPIPSGQELPTMFRRRGAIAPDGTVLTWLIFGHGPETLRTTLSPEEKRLSIASIWNHAFLVGRLVEEWRPDKGPRAAEFSQVQHVQSEPENSPASPEPESPRRMAHYLYFPSAKAGKPVATELRKRGFEIESRRSGDEQHWLVLATHSVAGENAEHTRDELEQLAEQHGGTYDGSEVAT
- the smc gene encoding chromosome segregation protein SMC is translated as MRIKRLDITGFKSFMERSVFSFDDGVTGIVGPNGCGKSNVVDAIRWAMGEQSAKNLRGRGMEDVIFNGSENKPPLSMAEVSLTFTIEEADQLAPQYQGFPEITVTRRLFRNGESEYLINKTTCRLLDITEMLLGTGVGTKAYSIIEQGRVGLIVSSKPEDRRSIIEEAAGITKYKTRRKAAERKMEATEANLLRVTDITNELEKRLDTLSRQAKKAEKYKKLKSRMREIDLHAASHRYLELQSEKKVLQLRLESLSSEERENIDRVRELEEGITQRRAGLDAEAEALQKLASEVHALERAVQRDDQDLAYWRKDLEETSTRVHQAEGELNALLARQAEVADTMAAREAELSGIAGSWKEDEVAMQVAQEELRRTTQLQTEVGMRLEQERAALVAVAARLANHESNLVNLARQRTDLEARREKIRAEAETLRAQEQELERSRSTVLQQVEESRHNALELAERKTHEEEALARTRAEFTESELHVISLREELADKRSRMASLEELQKNYEGFDRGVRAVMMRAGQQFREQGIFGLVADVLTAPPRFERAVEAALGERLQHVIVESPDKGFELVEYLRTASEGRGSFLPVPRLDAAVVEPDFSRPGVLGSAYAEVKYEEALQPVVRLLLGDVVIVQDLESARAYAAAGGPQCTLVTLEGEVVRADGTLTGGEREGAAVGALQKKREIAELSAQVAQVEERYNEILTRHYTLQKQMGQAENVLKGLAKNQHAEELNLANQEKDLHKASEDLARVRERLTAVEADETQLAHSHGALVHEEENSRGEVAHGQADREGREERVRQLSAELESLKQRSDTASAELMGLRIKVAAGSERGESARKELESLISQRKEMEERIYRLRATVGEGTARTDELTRKIEETEGGRGKRSEEHRQAAETLEGRRTGHAAASTEVREQDTVFRELRGRLDELMQGLSQISLKEREIALELEHLGAGIRERHQVELELELHRYHLLAPLAPEVQEELKELRAQVEKMGEINLTAIEEHAELTKRFDFLANQKKDLMATLEHLKEAISRIDSTSRERFKQTFDVVNEKFQAVFPRLFGGGRASLVLTNEGPGAEQGVEIVAQPPGKKLQSVNLLSGGEKALTAVALIFGIFLIKPTPFCLLDEVDAPLDEGNVGRYNEMVKEMSRQSQFILITHNKRTMEVADTLYGVTMEEPGISKLVSVKIREATAANDNVTAA
- a CDS encoding protein kinase domain-containing protein encodes the protein MHFDAPDVGSTVGPWLLQEHVDSGSFGIVYLARRAEQPDSPRTHRELLQVLAQLAGALATAHARGALHRDVKGENIRVRTDGRAVLLDWGSGWFEGASPLTDSPAPPGTTAYRPPEQRAFQWQFRKDMEARWHSTATDDLYSLGVTLYRLVTGKYLPPCTDGGEPVARKVPPPSTLATVSPELETIILRLISDDRKVRGTAEQLARESAMIVETGGPALDLAIRPTSSALVTEEGEPPQPSSGGLDDDGLEEDERPSDSVPAKQKNRAEVAPSMRDRVRQHHELAVPAWLTWTGASAMGGLITALMMLWVRPGVPEPAPKPLPNPTPWLATPEEVAPFAPDAGVGEAALSSVENMNPRVGDFVVSLGRSMPSKPFPLQRRPPCNRGEKEINGGCWIGPIDAEKPPCGDQMFDYEGRCYFASFGENRQPTSGEP
- a CDS encoding sigma 54-interacting transcriptional regulator; amino-acid sequence: MSDKPEVTQSVMTETEGRPVRIQVREWTVEVSAGPDKGKKITTQDSLVRVGSDSASDLVLTDPTVSRRHLEIERTAKGLLLRDLGSRNGTYLDGRQVIQVVLQSGDKVQLGKTKLSIKPDTRTTEVEVPSGADAFGSLVGASERMRILFSDLRRIAREDMNLLIEGETGTGKELAARAVHQHSARRHGPFKVVDCNLITEEKAERELFGSMRAADDEEKGVRGVFEAAQGGTLFLDEVGELPLALQPKLLRVLETREVPTLNGGAVPVNVRVIASTHRNLEEDVRQGRFRADLYFRLAVARVRLPPLRTRRDDIPVLAHSLLQALKANFELTSQTLALFEGYDWPGNVRELRNVLERGALMQETGNTSWLDFMAQPQQKPDASAAPHTSVGALVVGMNYHEAKDRVLADFERFYFAEVMKEVGFDMKAAEQRTGLSMQSLYRLLKKNGLRLKDLKNAEGLEK